GTCCTTCTGAAATCAACCCACTTGCACCTTGCTCCTTGGTGAGTATTGTCTAGCTTGAACAGAACTGAGCATCAACATGCACTTTCTGTCATGTGTGGCTTTTTCAGATCAGCAGCTCTTGTTTGATGCGCTTTTCCTTCAAGTCTACCCTGGCTCTTTAGAGGCAAGGTAAATTTTAGTCTTCCCAGTACCCTTTGCAATTTTAACACTACTGAAAAGGGTTCTCTACCCTATGTAGCAGGTTCTGTGTGTGCCAacattcattactttttttttttttttttaagtagtatCACTGACTGCAACCAAACATTTTGTTCCATTCAACATATGTATCAAGCTCTTTTTGAGATATGCTAGGCTGTATCTTgcagaaagcattttcaaagTCTTGATATGTAACTGGCCTCAACTGGCTGGGCATAATGGCTGAAAGGTCTGTGGCTGGCATGGCATGGAGCGGTCCCACCACTGCTTCCTGACACAAGTGAGCCACATCTAGTCCAGAAAAGCCTTCTGTGCGCTGGACAAGCAGTGCAACCTCTTTGTCATTGAGACAATAATTGTGCTGTGAGAGCAGTTGTACTATTATCTGGTGCCTCGCTGTGCTGTCAGGAAGTGGGATTAAAAGTCGTTTCATGAAGTACCTTCGAAGAGATTCATCAATTTCTTCCGGTTTACTTGTGGCGCAAATTACTACTATTTGGTCCTCAGCAGAAGTCAGTACAGTGTCCAGCTGCATAAGGAACTCGGTTCTCATCCGACTTACTGGACTGTGTTCTTCACTCACTTGAGAAGAAAGAAGCATATCAATGTCACTAACAAAAATCACTGAGGGTTGGCGACACCTTGCCACAAGGAAGGAGGCATGGacaattttttctccttctcctaaCCACTTTGTGACAAGGCCAGAGCCAGCGATTTTGAAAAACGTGGCCCCCAGCTGACTAGCTATACATCTGCCCATTAACGTTTTGCCTGTTCCCCGAGGTCCGAATAAAAGGATGCTCCGAGGTAGAGCAGTCAGTCCATTGAATGCATCTGACCTCAATACTGGCCATAAAACCTCCTCTTTAATGACGGCCTTTACTAGATCTAGGCCAGCAATGTCATTCCAGTCCACGGGAGGTCCTTGGTTGATAATCTCATTGGTAACAAGGTCAATGAGGTGTGTGTCAGTATTCTTCAGTTGCTCGTCCACAGAGTGGTTGGATGAGGTAGCTGCACGAAGTCCCGGGCCTTGCATTGGGTGAGGAAGGAGCTGCCTGTGCTCGTCACCGTGCTCATTCATTACTGGGGAGGTATACTTCCCAAATGAGTCACTCGATCTCGAACCCAGCGAGTTTTTAGCAGTACTATAGGATGGGGGTGTTAGAGCCCTGCTAGACTGGCTGCTgaatttcctctgctgttcagAGGACATCAGCTGCTTTGTTGGCTTAAATGCTAAGGATGATGTTTCAGCACTTCTGTCAAAACCATTCCCCCTGTTTGCATTTGAAATGCTGTTGTCGGGCATTCGATACATGGGACTCTGTGTAGATCTCTGTTGGCCATAGCTGTAATTTCCATAACTGGAGTCCATTTCTCCTTGCCCTGCCATGTAGAAAGCTTTCCTTTTGagagagctggctgaagtgTTTGTCAGGGCAGACGGTGCAATGGGAGTCAGACCATGGCCCTGGTAAG
The sequence above is drawn from the Anas platyrhynchos isolate ZD024472 breed Pekin duck chromosome 7, IASCAAS_PekinDuck_T2T, whole genome shotgun sequence genome and encodes:
- the FIGN gene encoding fidgetin isoform X1; protein product: MRVGLWNDLLCLCHIVLRRVHYTVLTRCSVPNKRGLKMQWTPEHAQWPEQHFDITSTTRSPAHKVEAYRGHLQRTYQYAWANDDISALTASNLLKKYAEKYSGILEGPAERPILSNYSEAPSGLVNGRKNESEPWQPSLNSESVYPMNCVPDVITASKAGVSAALPPTDVSASIGSSPGVASNLAEPSYSSSTCGSHTVPSLHSGLPSQEYATGYNGSYLHTSYSGQPAPALPSPHPSPLHSSGLLQPPPPPPPPPALVPGYNGTSNLSSYSYPSASYPPQTAVGPGYSPGGAPPPSAYLPSGIPAPTPLPPTTVPSYSYQGHGLTPIAPSALTNTSASSLKRKAFYMAGQGEMDSSYGNYSYGQQRSTQSPMYRMPDNSISNANRGNGFDRSAETSSLAFKPTKQLMSSEQQRKFSSQSSRALTPPSYSTAKNSLGSRSSDSFGKYTSPVMNEHGDEHRQLLPHPMQGPGLRAATSSNHSVDEQLKNTDTHLIDLVTNEIINQGPPVDWNDIAGLDLVKAVIKEEVLWPVLRSDAFNGLTALPRSILLFGPRGTGKTLMGRCIASQLGATFFKIAGSGLVTKWLGEGEKIVHASFLVARCRQPSVIFVSDIDMLLSSQVSEEHSPVSRMRTEFLMQLDTVLTSAEDQIVVICATSKPEEIDESLRRYFMKRLLIPLPDSTARHQIIVQLLSQHNYCLNDKEVALLVQRTEGFSGLDVAHLCQEAVVGPLHAMPATDLSAIMPSQLRPVTYQDFENAFCKIQPSISQKELDTYVEWNKMFGCSQ
- the FIGN gene encoding fidgetin isoform X3; the protein is MQWTPEHAQWPEQHFDITSTTRSPAHKVEAYRGHLQRTYQYAWANDDISALTASNLLKKYAEKYSGILEGPAERPILSNYSEAPSGLVNGRKNESEPWQPSLNSESVYPMNCVPDVITASKAGVSAALPPTDVSASIGSSPGVASNLAEPSYSSSTCGSHTVPSLHSGLPSQEYATGYNGSYLHTSYSGQPAPALPSPHPSPLHSSGLLQPPPPPPPPPALVPGYNGTSNLSSYSYPSASYPPQTAVGPGYSPGGAPPPSAYLPSGIPAPTPLPPTTVPSYSYQGHGLTPIAPSALTNTSASSLKRKAFYMAGQGEMDSSYGNYSYGQQRSTQSPMYRMPDNSISNANRGNGFDRSAETSSLAFKPTKQLMSSEQQRKFSSQSSRALTPPSYSTAKNSLGSRSSDSFGKYTSPVMNEHGDEHRQLLPHPMQGPGLRAATSSNHSVDEQLKNTDTHLIDLVTNEIINQGPPVDWNDIAGLDLVKAVIKEEVLWPVLRSDAFNGLTALPRSILLFGPRGTGKTLMGRCIASQLGATFFKIAGSGLVTKWLGEGEKIVHASFLVARCRQPSVIFVSDIDMLLSSQVSEEHSPVSRMRTEFLMQLDTVLTSAEDQIVVICATSKPEEIDESLRRYFMKRLLIPLPDSTARHQIIVQLLSQHNYCLNDKEVALLVQRTEGFSGLDVAHLCQEAVVGPLHAMPATDLSAIMPSQLRPVTYQDFENAFCKIQPSISQKELDTYVEWNKMFGCSQ
- the FIGN gene encoding fidgetin isoform X2 — translated: MISSTSVYGLKMQWTPEHAQWPEQHFDITSTTRSPAHKVEAYRGHLQRTYQYAWANDDISALTASNLLKKYAEKYSGILEGPAERPILSNYSEAPSGLVNGRKNESEPWQPSLNSESVYPMNCVPDVITASKAGVSAALPPTDVSASIGSSPGVASNLAEPSYSSSTCGSHTVPSLHSGLPSQEYATGYNGSYLHTSYSGQPAPALPSPHPSPLHSSGLLQPPPPPPPPPALVPGYNGTSNLSSYSYPSASYPPQTAVGPGYSPGGAPPPSAYLPSGIPAPTPLPPTTVPSYSYQGHGLTPIAPSALTNTSASSLKRKAFYMAGQGEMDSSYGNYSYGQQRSTQSPMYRMPDNSISNANRGNGFDRSAETSSLAFKPTKQLMSSEQQRKFSSQSSRALTPPSYSTAKNSLGSRSSDSFGKYTSPVMNEHGDEHRQLLPHPMQGPGLRAATSSNHSVDEQLKNTDTHLIDLVTNEIINQGPPVDWNDIAGLDLVKAVIKEEVLWPVLRSDAFNGLTALPRSILLFGPRGTGKTLMGRCIASQLGATFFKIAGSGLVTKWLGEGEKIVHASFLVARCRQPSVIFVSDIDMLLSSQVSEEHSPVSRMRTEFLMQLDTVLTSAEDQIVVICATSKPEEIDESLRRYFMKRLLIPLPDSTARHQIIVQLLSQHNYCLNDKEVALLVQRTEGFSGLDVAHLCQEAVVGPLHAMPATDLSAIMPSQLRPVTYQDFENAFCKIQPSISQKELDTYVEWNKMFGCSQ